The Candidatus Bathyarchaeia archaeon genome includes a window with the following:
- the hxlB gene encoding 6-phospho-3-hexuloisomerase, translated as MYQRSQSNTQTQSLLKPQAGELPLRYFDGTVEEILERTRSSLERIDRSQIAKLIDILLEAKDNERKVMVLGAGRSGLVARSFAMRLMHLTFRVHVIGETITPAMEKNDLLFAISGSGSTTVIVAAAKIAKQVGAKILALTSYPNSPLGRMADHSVVIRGRTKLAEKKDYFSRQILGVHEPLAPLGTIFETAAQIFLDALVVALMHRLGKTEEDLKRLHATIEPP; from the coding sequence GTGTACCAGCGGTCTCAAAGTAATACGCAAACTCAATCTCTCCTCAAACCACAGGCGGGTGAACTGCCCCTGAGATACTTCGACGGAACAGTTGAAGAGATATTAGAGAGGACTAGAAGCTCTCTGGAGAGAATCGACCGAAGCCAGATAGCGAAACTCATTGATATCTTACTGGAGGCTAAGGATAATGAGAGGAAGGTGATGGTGCTTGGTGCCGGTCGGAGCGGCTTAGTAGCGCGATCCTTCGCAATGAGGCTTATGCACCTCACCTTCCGCGTTCACGTTATCGGCGAGACCATCACACCAGCTATGGAGAAGAACGATCTTTTATTTGCTATCTCGGGGTCTGGGTCGACGACTGTGATTGTTGCAGCGGCGAAGATTGCAAAGCAAGTTGGCGCGAAAATTTTGGCATTAACATCTTATCCGAATTCCCCTTTGGGCAGGATGGCTGATCACTCAGTGGTTATACGTGGGCGTACAAAGCTGGCTGAGAAGAAAGATTACTTCTCTAGGCAGATCCTGGGCGTTCATGAACCCCTCGCCCCACTAGGCACAATATTTGAGACAGCTGCTCAGATCTTCCTAGACGCTTTGGTTGTTGCATTGATGCATAGGCTTGGTAAGACTGAAGAAGATTTGAAGAGACTCCACGCCACAATAGAGCCACCATAA